One Nonomuraea angiospora DNA segment encodes these proteins:
- a CDS encoding LLM class flavin-dependent oxidoreductase, whose product MTVPLSILDLAPIPSGGTARDAIRNTVDLARQAESFGYHRYWLAEHHFAAGVASSAPAVLIGLVAAATSRIRVGSGAVQLGHQTPLAVVEQFGLLDAAHPGRIDLGLGRSGQRRAELARSSERPPDPPPSEGRVVDGLLIPPPFDFSALIKAAPHLAFQASLLQQPGAETPDFADQLDDVQAFLAGTYASPDGQSAHAVPGEGADVEVWILGSSGGQSAQVAGERGLPFAANYHVSPASVLEAVEAYREAFKPSDVLEEPYVIVSADVVVGEDAATARELAKPYGLWVRSIRTGQGAMPYPTPEEADAHVWSEEDRKLVADRLDTQFVGDPETVVDGLRVLQRVTGADELLITTITHGHADRVRSYELLADAWR is encoded by the coding sequence ATGACGGTCCCCCTGTCCATCCTCGACCTCGCGCCGATCCCCTCCGGCGGGACCGCCCGGGACGCGATCCGCAACACCGTCGACCTGGCGCGGCAGGCCGAGTCCTTCGGCTACCACCGGTACTGGCTGGCCGAGCACCACTTCGCGGCGGGGGTGGCCAGCTCGGCGCCCGCCGTGCTCATCGGGCTGGTGGCCGCGGCGACCAGCCGGATCCGCGTCGGCTCGGGGGCGGTGCAGCTCGGCCACCAGACGCCGCTGGCGGTGGTGGAGCAGTTCGGCCTCCTGGACGCGGCCCATCCGGGGCGCATCGACCTGGGCCTCGGCCGCTCCGGCCAGCGCCGCGCCGAGCTCGCCCGCTCCTCGGAACGCCCGCCGGATCCTCCTCCTTCCGAGGGGCGGGTGGTGGACGGGCTGCTCATCCCGCCCCCGTTCGACTTCTCCGCGCTCATCAAGGCGGCGCCGCACCTCGCCTTCCAGGCCTCCCTGCTCCAGCAGCCCGGCGCCGAGACGCCGGACTTCGCCGACCAGCTCGACGACGTCCAGGCGTTCCTGGCCGGCACCTATGCCTCGCCCGACGGGCAGAGCGCCCATGCGGTCCCGGGCGAGGGCGCGGACGTCGAGGTGTGGATCCTGGGCAGCAGCGGCGGCCAGAGCGCGCAGGTGGCGGGGGAGCGGGGCCTGCCGTTCGCCGCCAACTACCACGTCAGCCCGGCCAGTGTCCTGGAGGCGGTGGAGGCGTACCGGGAGGCGTTCAAGCCGTCCGACGTCCTGGAGGAGCCGTACGTGATCGTGTCCGCCGACGTCGTGGTGGGGGAGGACGCGGCCACGGCGCGGGAGCTGGCCAAGCCCTACGGCCTGTGGGTGCGCAGCATCCGCACGGGGCAGGGCGCGATGCCGTACCCGACTCCGGAGGAGGCCGACGCCCACGTGTGGAGCGAGGAGGACAGGAAGCTCGTGGCCGACCGCCTCGACACCCAGTTCGTCGGGGACCCGGAGACGGTGGTGGACGGGCTGCGGGTGCTCCAGCGGGTCACGGGGGCCGACGAGCTGCTGATCACCACCATCACGCACGGCCACGCCGACCGCGTCCGCTCGTACGAGCTGCTCGCGGACGCCTGGCGGTAA
- a CDS encoding LLM class flavin-dependent oxidoreductase, translated as MTRKLHLNAFLMGVGHHEAAWRHPRTEPARLTDVRHYQELARIAERGKLDSVFLADGVALHGNVRHNALGGLEPLTLLSALAAVTDHIGLIATVSTTYNEPFHVARKFASLDHISGGRAGWNIVTSAGEAEARNFGIVRPSHADRYARAGEFLEVTRKLWDSWEDDAILGDRVAGDYADTGKIHPIEHAGEYFSVSGPLNTSRPPQGHPLLVQAGSSEDGKDFAARYAEAVFTAQQTLREGQEFYADLKRRLAAYGRRHDDVLILPGISPIIGSTEREALRLEKELEDLIIPAYGLAQLSHMTGIDLTEDALDGPLPDVPVETEGAQSRRKLVVDLARRENLTVRQLLNRLAGGRGHRVVAGTPDQIADQLQEWFLAGAADGFNIMPPILPVGLSDFVDHVVPELQIRGLFRYEYEGRTLRANYGLPRPPSRYASSASSSAAAGRREVAVAR; from the coding sequence TTGACGAGAAAGCTCCACCTGAACGCCTTCCTCATGGGCGTCGGCCACCACGAGGCGGCCTGGAGACATCCCCGAACCGAACCCGCCCGCCTCACCGACGTCCGCCACTACCAGGAGCTCGCCAGGATCGCCGAACGCGGCAAGCTCGACTCCGTCTTCCTCGCCGACGGCGTGGCCCTGCACGGCAACGTCCGGCACAACGCGCTCGGCGGCCTCGAACCCCTGACCCTGCTGTCGGCCCTGGCCGCCGTCACCGATCACATCGGCCTCATCGCCACCGTGTCGACGACGTACAACGAGCCCTTCCACGTGGCCCGCAAGTTCGCCTCGCTCGACCACATCAGCGGCGGCCGGGCCGGCTGGAACATCGTCACCTCCGCCGGCGAGGCCGAAGCCCGCAACTTCGGCATCGTGCGTCCCTCCCACGCCGACCGCTACGCCAGGGCTGGCGAGTTCCTGGAGGTCACGCGGAAGCTGTGGGACAGCTGGGAGGACGACGCGATCCTGGGCGACCGCGTCGCCGGCGACTACGCCGACACCGGCAAGATCCACCCGATCGAGCACGCGGGGGAGTACTTCTCGGTCAGCGGCCCCTTGAACACCTCCCGCCCGCCCCAGGGCCACCCGCTCCTGGTCCAGGCCGGGTCATCGGAGGACGGCAAGGACTTCGCCGCCCGCTACGCGGAGGCCGTCTTCACCGCCCAGCAGACCCTGCGGGAGGGGCAGGAGTTCTACGCCGACCTGAAGCGGCGGCTGGCCGCCTACGGGCGGCGGCACGACGACGTGCTCATCCTGCCGGGCATCTCGCCGATCATCGGCTCGACCGAGCGCGAGGCGCTGCGGCTGGAGAAGGAACTGGAGGACCTGATCATTCCCGCGTACGGGCTGGCGCAGCTCTCCCACATGACCGGCATCGACCTGACCGAGGACGCGCTGGACGGGCCCCTGCCCGACGTACCCGTGGAGACGGAGGGCGCGCAGAGCCGCCGCAAGCTCGTCGTGGACCTGGCCAGGCGCGAGAACCTCACGGTCAGGCAGCTCCTCAACCGCCTGGCGGGCGGCCGGGGCCACCGCGTGGTCGCGGGGACGCCGGATCAGATCGCCGACCAGCTCCAGGAATGGTTCCTGGCCGGCGCCGCCGACGGGTTCAACATCATGCCGCCGATCCTGCCCGTCGGCCTGAGCGACTTCGTCGACCACGTGGTGCCGGAGCTGCAGATCAGGGGCCTGTTCCGGTACGAGTACGAGGGGCGCACGCTCCGCGCGAACTACGGCCTGCCCAGACCCCCGTCCCGTTACGCCTCCTCCGCCTCCTCCTCCGCCGCCGCCGGGCGGCGCGAAGTGGCGGTGGCGCGATGA
- a CDS encoding TetR family transcriptional regulator C-terminal domain-containing protein: MTPKISSKALQRYTDGPASYVPRALEQPTAWQVATAFLNGSVRATTTPGCPAGCLGVQGSLAAGEAGLSARDTLAAWRDNGISLLRERFRRAVDEGDLPAGTDPGLLARYLMTVANGIAVQAAGGATRDDLHLVADMALRHWPRT; the protein is encoded by the coding sequence TTGACTCCGAAGATCTCGTCCAAGGCGCTGCAGCGTTACACCGACGGCCCCGCCTCGTACGTCCCGCGGGCCCTGGAGCAGCCGACGGCATGGCAGGTGGCCACCGCGTTCCTCAACGGTTCCGTCCGGGCCACCACCACTCCCGGCTGTCCCGCCGGATGCCTCGGCGTCCAGGGTTCCCTGGCGGCGGGCGAGGCCGGCCTCAGCGCCCGGGACACGTTGGCGGCCTGGCGCGACAACGGCATCTCGCTCCTGCGGGAGCGGTTCCGGCGGGCCGTCGACGAGGGCGACCTTCCCGCAGGGACCGATCCCGGCCTGCTCGCCCGATACCTCATGACCGTGGCCAACGGCATCGCCGTTCAGGCCGCCGGCGGCGCCACCCGCGACGACCTCCACCTGGTGGCCGACATGGCCCTCCGGCACTGGCCACGCACCTGA
- a CDS encoding winged helix-turn-helix transcriptional regulator: MDVTLAAGSAWTDPACPVARTVDLIGDRWSLLIIRDAMDGATTFTEFHQRLGIARNILTDRLRKLVEHGILDKSAAADDGRRHAYRLTAAGQDLFTAVVALRQWGERHAFAPDEPHSVLVDDQGRELAELHPLSQDGAPLSAEASHVRKTA, translated from the coding sequence GTGGACGTCACACTCGCGGCGGGAAGCGCTTGGACCGACCCGGCCTGCCCGGTCGCACGGACCGTCGACCTGATAGGCGACCGGTGGAGCCTGCTGATCATCCGCGACGCGATGGACGGGGCGACGACCTTCACCGAGTTCCATCAGCGGCTGGGGATCGCCCGCAACATCCTCACCGACCGGCTCCGCAAACTCGTCGAGCACGGCATCCTGGACAAGAGCGCCGCCGCCGACGACGGCAGACGGCACGCGTACCGGCTCACGGCAGCCGGGCAGGACCTCTTCACGGCCGTCGTCGCCCTGCGCCAATGGGGTGAGCGCCACGCCTTCGCCCCGGACGAGCCGCACTCCGTTCTCGTCGACGACCAAGGGCGCGAGCTTGCCGAGCTCCACCCGCTCAGCCAGGACGGCGCACCGCTCTCCGCCGAGGCGTCACACGTTCGGAAAACCGCCTGA
- a CDS encoding ABC transporter permease, whose translation MLRRAVTNSTAILLLLAAWEVLPRLGVVDPVFVPPLSENLVAWYDLLVGGQLPEHLEASLARSLSGFGLAIVLAIPLGLLIGWYKPVADFLTPLLELFRNTSAVALLPVFTLILGIGETTKVTFVLYACAWPILLNTISGVKTVEPLLIKSARSMGLGPVRLFQKVILPAAVPTIFTGVRLAGAYSILVLLFAEMVGAKAGLGYLILDTQSSFRIPDMYAGIITISVLGLLFNLLLVGVERRFSTWRTT comes from the coding sequence GTGCTCAGGCGGGCGGTCACGAACTCCACCGCCATCCTGCTCCTCCTCGCCGCCTGGGAGGTGCTGCCCAGGCTCGGCGTCGTCGACCCCGTCTTCGTCCCGCCGCTCTCGGAGAACCTCGTCGCCTGGTACGACCTCCTCGTCGGCGGCCAGCTCCCCGAGCACCTCGAGGCGTCCCTGGCCCGCTCGCTGTCCGGCTTCGGCCTGGCCATCGTGCTGGCGATCCCGCTCGGCCTGCTGATCGGCTGGTACAAGCCGGTCGCCGACTTCCTCACCCCGCTGCTGGAGCTGTTCCGCAACACCTCCGCGGTGGCGCTGCTGCCGGTGTTCACGCTGATCCTGGGCATCGGGGAGACGACGAAGGTCACCTTCGTGCTGTACGCCTGCGCGTGGCCGATCCTGCTCAACACGATCAGCGGCGTGAAGACCGTCGAGCCGCTGCTCATCAAGTCGGCCAGGTCGATGGGCCTCGGCCCGGTCCGCCTGTTCCAGAAGGTGATCCTGCCCGCCGCCGTGCCCACCATCTTCACCGGAGTGCGGCTGGCGGGCGCGTACTCGATCCTCGTCCTGCTCTTCGCCGAGATGGTGGGCGCCAAGGCCGGGCTCGGGTATCTCATCCTCGACACCCAGTCCAGCTTCCGCATCCCCGACATGTACGCGGGAATCATCACGATCTCCGTACTCGGCCTGCTGTTCAACCTGCTCCTGGTCGGCGTCGAGCGCCGCTTCTCCACCTGGAGGACCACTTGA
- a CDS encoding SDR family oxidoreductase: MKKALPLLNDGASVILNSSVRAGDGVVAFGAYAASKAAIRSFARTWANELKGRNIRVNAISPGTIDTPGLDGVVVTGDASVTKSDFAAAVPLGRIGRPDEIANVVAFLASDQGSFFLGANLVVDGGEMHI; this comes from the coding sequence GTGAAGAAGGCGCTGCCGCTGCTCAACGACGGCGCATCGGTGATCCTGAACAGCTCGGTGCGCGCCGGTGACGGTGTCGTGGCGTTCGGCGCGTACGCGGCCTCCAAGGCGGCGATCCGGTCCTTCGCCCGGACCTGGGCCAACGAGCTCAAGGGCCGGAACATCCGGGTCAACGCGATCTCCCCGGGCACCATCGACACCCCTGGACTCGACGGCGTGGTGGTGACGGGGGACGCGTCCGTCACCAAGTCGGATTTCGCCGCGGCGGTCCCGCTCGGCCGGATCGGACGCCCGGACGAGATCGCGAATGTGGTGGCTTTCCTCGCTTCCGACCAGGGCAGCTTCTTCCTCGGCGCGAACTTGGTCGTTGACGGGGGCGAAATGCACATCTGA
- a CDS encoding NAD(P)H-binding protein produces MIVVTGASGALGRLVIDRLSARPDVVAVVRDPARAPQGVRVRRGDYDGPDGLREAFEGATRLLLVSSPELDPARRIKQHLDAVAAAADAGVGAIAYTSLLGAGTVATGATEAHHATERAVLDSGLPYTLLRHPYYGDAFVPRVSGGELTSSTGGRGLNTAFRSDLAEAAVRVLTGDGHLGRAYDFTGPLWTYREAAEVLGVPYREVPDAGPGPMSWLNAQVRAGALEFQSPDLAHVLGRPAESMLDRLRRAR; encoded by the coding sequence ATGATCGTGGTCACCGGGGCGTCAGGGGCGCTCGGTCGTCTGGTCATCGACCGGTTGTCCGCTCGGCCCGATGTGGTGGCCGTCGTGCGCGATCCCGCGCGGGCCCCGCAGGGCGTCCGGGTACGGCGGGGCGACTACGACGGGCCGGACGGCCTGCGCGAGGCGTTCGAGGGGGCCACGCGGCTCCTGCTCGTCTCGTCTCCGGAACTCGACCCGGCGCGCAGGATCAAGCAGCACCTGGACGCGGTCGCGGCGGCGGCCGACGCCGGGGTCGGCGCCATCGCCTACACGAGCCTGCTGGGAGCGGGCACCGTCGCCACCGGCGCCACCGAGGCCCACCACGCCACCGAACGGGCCGTTCTCGACAGCGGCCTGCCGTACACGCTGCTGCGCCACCCCTACTACGGCGACGCCTTCGTGCCGCGGGTCTCCGGCGGCGAGCTCACCAGCAGCACCGGCGGGCGCGGGCTGAACACCGCCTTCAGGTCCGACCTGGCCGAGGCCGCCGTACGGGTGCTGACGGGTGACGGCCATCTGGGGCGGGCGTACGACTTCACCGGGCCGTTGTGGACGTACCGGGAGGCGGCCGAGGTGCTGGGGGTGCCCTACCGGGAGGTGCCCGACGCCGGGCCGGGGCCGATGAGCTGGCTCAACGCGCAGGTGCGGGCGGGGGCGCTGGAGTTCCAGAGTCCGGACCTGGCTCACGTGCTGGGCAGGCCGGCCGAGTCGATGCTCGATCGGCTGCGCCGGGCAAGATAA
- a CDS encoding TauD/TfdA dioxygenase family protein: protein MSSLSIVPVAGRIGAEISGVRLGGDLPAGVVAEIRLALLSHKVVFFRGQDHLDERSQVAFARLLGEPTAAHPTVPSLDGNDHVLDLDYSGGQKVDRWHTDVTFVDRPPLASVLRAVTVPDAGGDTLWTNTVAAYEHLPAELRDLLDRLRAVHTNQHDYVRIATADDPELARERAEVFASTVFETEHPVVRVHPETGERSILLGDFAKRLVGLSAHTSASLIRLIQEHVTEVENTVRWRWAPGDVAIWDNRATQHRVVHDFGDRPRRLHRVTIAGDVPVGVDGRPSVVLKGDAAAYSPIAA from the coding sequence ATGTCATCCCTTTCCATCGTCCCTGTCGCCGGCCGGATAGGCGCCGAGATCTCCGGCGTACGGCTCGGCGGCGACCTGCCCGCCGGCGTCGTCGCGGAGATCCGCCTGGCGCTGCTCAGCCACAAGGTGGTCTTCTTCCGCGGACAGGACCATCTCGACGAGCGCAGCCAGGTGGCCTTCGCCCGGCTGCTCGGCGAACCGACCGCCGCCCACCCGACCGTCCCCTCGCTCGACGGGAACGACCACGTCCTCGACCTCGACTACAGCGGCGGCCAGAAGGTGGATCGCTGGCACACGGACGTGACGTTCGTGGACCGGCCGCCGCTGGCGTCGGTGCTGCGCGCCGTCACCGTTCCGGATGCCGGCGGCGACACGCTGTGGACCAACACCGTGGCCGCGTACGAGCACCTGCCCGCCGAGCTGCGGGACCTGCTCGATCGGCTGCGGGCCGTACACACCAACCAGCACGACTACGTCCGCATCGCCACCGCCGACGATCCCGAGCTGGCGCGGGAGCGCGCCGAGGTGTTCGCCTCCACGGTGTTCGAGACCGAGCACCCGGTGGTGCGGGTGCACCCGGAGACCGGCGAGCGCTCGATCCTGCTCGGGGACTTCGCCAAGCGGCTGGTGGGGCTGTCGGCGCACACGTCCGCCTCGCTCATCCGGCTGATCCAGGAGCACGTCACCGAGGTCGAGAACACCGTGCGCTGGCGCTGGGCACCCGGCGACGTCGCCATCTGGGACAACCGGGCGACTCAGCACCGGGTGGTGCACGACTTCGGCGACCGCCCGAGACGGCTGCACCGGGTCACGATCGCGGGTGACGTGCCGGTGGGCGTGGACGGCCGTCCCAGCGTCGTGCTGAAGGGCGACGCGGCCGCCTACTCCCCGATCGCCGCCTGA
- a CDS encoding flavin reductase family protein gives MARPAPEAPSSEEEPATGAVDADGFRRALAVHAAGVVIITAQSDGIPVGLTATSFSSVSLDPPLVSFYVDQSSTTWPWLRDADHFAVNVLASDQADLAARFARKDIDRFAEPTRWRPGPLGAPLLQDVSAHLVCLPHETVDVGDHILVVGLVAEARVHSPGRPLIYHQGRFGRFIAHP, from the coding sequence GTGGCGCGCCCGGCCCCGGAAGCGCCGTCGAGCGAGGAGGAGCCGGCGACGGGTGCGGTCGACGCCGACGGGTTCCGCCGGGCGCTCGCCGTACACGCCGCCGGGGTCGTCATCATCACCGCCCAGTCCGACGGCATCCCCGTCGGGCTGACGGCCACGTCCTTCTCCTCCGTCAGCCTCGACCCACCCCTGGTCTCGTTCTACGTCGACCAGTCCTCCACCACCTGGCCCTGGCTGCGCGACGCGGACCACTTCGCGGTCAACGTCCTGGCCAGCGACCAGGCCGACCTGGCCGCCAGGTTCGCGCGCAAGGACATCGACCGGTTCGCCGAGCCCACCCGCTGGCGTCCGGGCCCCCTGGGCGCGCCCCTGCTCCAGGACGTCTCCGCCCACCTCGTCTGCCTCCCGCACGAGACGGTGGACGTGGGCGACCACATCCTGGTCGTCGGCCTGGTCGCCGAGGCCAGGGTGCACAGCCCGGGCCGTCCCCTCATCTACCACCAGGGCCGCTTCGGCCGCTTCATCGCCCACCCATAG
- a CDS encoding ABC transporter ATP-binding protein — MTKISIRNVTKTFQVRDAGQPFTALSGIDLDVREGEFLTLVGPSGCGKSTLLDLIAGLTTPTSGEILIDGARVTGPGLDRGIVFQQYALFPWRTAQSNVEFGLEAKGVPRKERARRAREHLALVGLAGFEERYPHELSGGMRQRVAIARSLAFDPDVLLMDEPFAALDAQTRESLQEELVHVWEQTGKTVVFITHGIDEAVYLGQRVAVMTSRPGRIKEVIDVRFSSREGDLRADPAFGEYRHRVWGLLREEVAAAQVQERKVATTRG; from the coding sequence ATGACCAAGATCAGCATCCGGAACGTGACCAAGACGTTCCAGGTCAGGGACGCCGGCCAGCCGTTCACCGCGCTGTCCGGGATCGACCTCGACGTGCGCGAGGGCGAGTTCCTCACGCTCGTCGGCCCCAGCGGTTGCGGCAAGTCCACCCTGCTCGACCTCATCGCCGGGCTGACCACGCCGACGTCCGGCGAGATCCTCATCGACGGCGCGCGGGTGACCGGGCCCGGGCTCGACCGGGGCATCGTCTTCCAGCAGTACGCGCTGTTCCCCTGGCGCACGGCCCAGTCCAACGTCGAGTTCGGGCTGGAGGCCAAGGGCGTGCCCAGGAAGGAGCGGGCGCGGCGGGCCCGCGAGCACCTCGCGCTCGTGGGGCTGGCCGGGTTCGAGGAGCGCTATCCGCACGAGCTGTCCGGCGGCATGCGCCAGCGGGTGGCCATCGCGCGCAGCCTCGCGTTCGACCCTGACGTGCTGCTGATGGACGAGCCGTTCGCCGCCCTGGACGCGCAGACGCGCGAGTCCCTCCAGGAGGAGCTCGTCCACGTGTGGGAGCAGACCGGCAAGACCGTCGTGTTCATCACGCACGGCATCGACGAGGCCGTCTACCTCGGGCAGCGGGTCGCCGTGATGACCTCCCGGCCGGGCCGGATCAAGGAGGTCATCGACGTGCGCTTCTCCTCGCGCGAGGGAGATCTGCGGGCGGATCCGGCGTTCGGGGAATACCGGCACCGGGTGTGGGGGCTGCTGCGGGAAGAGGTCGCGGCGGCGCAGGTGCAGGAGCGGAAGGTGGCGACGACCCGTGGCTGA
- a CDS encoding NADPH-dependent FMN reductase → MSIVTLVGNPRPGSRTLSVATSAAQAVGDRLGAAPEAYEVVDLSDLAPHLLSPVKHPEVGAALELVTGASILVVASPTYKGTYTGLLKSFLDRLPPDALAGTAALPLLVMGDPKHSLAVEVHLRPLLVELGAFVPTPGLAVLESQIPELGEVVAGWADRVAPQVTAVLKEGALS, encoded by the coding sequence ATGAGCATCGTGACCCTGGTGGGCAACCCCCGGCCCGGCTCCCGCACGCTCTCGGTGGCCACCTCCGCCGCCCAGGCCGTCGGCGACCGCCTGGGCGCCGCCCCGGAGGCGTACGAGGTCGTGGACCTGTCGGACCTCGCCCCCCACCTGCTCTCGCCCGTCAAGCACCCCGAGGTGGGCGCGGCGCTGGAACTGGTGACCGGGGCGAGCATCCTCGTCGTGGCGAGCCCCACCTACAAGGGCACCTACACGGGGCTGCTGAAGTCGTTCCTCGACCGCCTGCCACCGGACGCGCTGGCGGGCACGGCGGCACTGCCGCTCCTGGTCATGGGGGACCCCAAGCATTCGCTGGCGGTGGAGGTGCACCTGCGCCCGCTGCTGGTGGAACTGGGCGCCTTCGTGCCGACACCGGGGCTGGCGGTGCTGGAGTCGCAGATTCCGGAGCTGGGAGAGGTGGTGGCGGGGTGGGCCGATCGTGTGGCGCCACAGGTGACCGCTGTACTCAAGGAAGGGGCACTTTCGTGA
- a CDS encoding GNAT family N-acetyltransferase codes for MRTDGGRPGFATHGIGPDHPMTWTLRRAEPGDVEAIADLRASVMRPDLQRLGRYDEHRVRQRFRDSFSPDHTSVIEAGDGFAGCVTFRPGEDAWWFEHFYLAERLQGQGLGSAVLRELLERADAEGLTVRLNVLQGSAAQRLYERHGFTVESEDPVDVFMVRQPVASASGS; via the coding sequence ATGAGAACGGACGGGGGGCGGCCGGGATTCGCGACGCACGGGATCGGGCCGGACCATCCGATGACGTGGACGCTGCGCCGCGCGGAGCCGGGGGACGTCGAGGCGATCGCGGACCTGCGCGCGTCGGTCATGCGCCCGGACCTGCAGCGGCTGGGCCGCTACGACGAGCACCGGGTCCGGCAGCGGTTCCGCGACTCCTTCTCCCCGGACCACACGTCGGTCATCGAGGCGGGCGACGGCTTCGCGGGCTGCGTGACATTCCGCCCGGGCGAGGACGCGTGGTGGTTCGAGCACTTCTACCTCGCCGAGCGACTCCAGGGGCAGGGCCTCGGCTCGGCCGTGCTGCGCGAGCTGCTGGAGCGGGCCGACGCCGAAGGGCTGACCGTCCGGCTGAACGTCCTGCAGGGGAGCGCCGCGCAACGGCTGTACGAACGCCACGGGTTCACGGTGGAGAGCGAGGACCCGGTCGACGTCTTCATGGTGCGGCAACCGGTGGCGAGCGCGTCAGGAAGCTGA
- a CDS encoding AAA family ATPase encodes MAKILVTGMSGTGKSTAMERLASRGHRAVDTDTDTDTDQWSHWVTLPDGSTDWAWREPAISDLLADHREGALFVAGCKSNQGRFYPQFDHVVLLSAPAEIMLARIATRTNNPFGKSPEEREAILRDLANVEPLLRATSTVEIDASAPIDEVVQQLEELARTTL; translated from the coding sequence ATGGCGAAGATCTTGGTCACGGGGATGTCGGGCACCGGCAAGTCCACGGCGATGGAGAGGCTGGCGAGCCGAGGCCATCGCGCCGTCGACACCGACACCGACACCGACACCGACCAATGGAGCCACTGGGTCACCCTGCCGGACGGATCCACCGATTGGGCATGGCGGGAGCCGGCCATCAGCGACCTGCTCGCCGACCACCGTGAGGGCGCCCTCTTCGTGGCCGGCTGCAAATCCAATCAGGGTCGGTTCTACCCTCAATTCGACCACGTTGTCCTGCTCAGCGCTCCCGCTGAGATCATGCTTGCCCGCATCGCGACGCGAACCAACAACCCCTTCGGCAAGAGCCCCGAGGAGCGTGAGGCCATCCTGCGCGACCTGGCCAACGTGGAGCCGTTGCTGAGGGCCACCTCCACTGTCGAGATCGACGCTTCCGCGCCGATCGACGAGGTGGTCCAGCAGCTTGAGGAGCTGGCGCGAACGACGCTGTGA
- a CDS encoding ABC transporter substrate-binding protein, which produces MIKTRHALLAALMPAVLAACGTAQANPQQEVKVLRYQGSAGNVTYPELAEELGYLGDVKLKWIGNTTSGPQDIQSAATGQTDFGGAFNGAIVKLKAAKAPIKAVIGYYGSDQATYSGYYVKDDSPIRSARDLIGKKIGVNTLGAHHEAVIKEYLKRAGLTPEEIKQVQLVVIPPVNTEQALRQGQLDAGTLGGVLRDKALERGGLRPLFKDVDLFGPFTAGSVVLREDFIAANPDTVKTFVTGFAKAIEWARTHPREEVVTKFQQIIAKRGRNESADAVRFWKSTGIAAKGGVIADQEFKTWTDWLEREGEIKPGQVKLSDLYTNQFNPYAGGSGS; this is translated from the coding sequence GTGATCAAGACCAGACATGCCCTCCTGGCCGCCTTGATGCCCGCCGTCCTGGCGGCCTGCGGCACGGCCCAGGCGAACCCCCAACAAGAGGTGAAGGTGCTGCGCTACCAGGGCAGCGCCGGCAACGTCACCTACCCCGAGCTGGCCGAGGAGCTCGGCTATCTCGGCGACGTCAAGCTGAAGTGGATCGGCAACACCACCTCCGGCCCCCAGGACATCCAGTCGGCCGCGACCGGGCAGACCGACTTCGGCGGCGCCTTCAACGGCGCCATCGTCAAGCTCAAGGCCGCCAAGGCGCCGATCAAGGCCGTGATCGGTTACTACGGCTCCGACCAGGCCACCTACAGCGGCTACTACGTCAAGGACGACAGCCCGATCAGGTCCGCCCGGGACCTGATCGGCAAGAAGATCGGCGTCAACACCCTCGGCGCCCACCACGAGGCCGTCATCAAGGAGTACCTCAAGCGCGCAGGGCTGACGCCCGAGGAGATCAAGCAGGTCCAGCTCGTGGTGATCCCGCCGGTCAACACCGAGCAGGCCCTGCGCCAGGGGCAGCTCGACGCCGGCACCCTCGGCGGCGTGCTCAGGGACAAGGCGCTGGAGCGCGGCGGCCTGCGCCCCCTGTTCAAGGACGTGGACCTCTTCGGCCCGTTCACCGCCGGGTCCGTCGTGCTCCGCGAGGACTTCATCGCCGCCAACCCCGACACCGTCAAGACGTTCGTGACCGGCTTCGCGAAGGCCATCGAGTGGGCGCGCACCCACCCGCGCGAGGAGGTCGTCACCAAGTTCCAGCAGATCATCGCCAAGCGCGGCCGCAACGAGAGCGCCGACGCCGTGCGGTTCTGGAAGAGCACCGGCATCGCCGCCAAGGGCGGCGTCATCGCCGACCAGGAGTTCAAGACCTGGACCGACTGGCTGGAGCGCGAGGGCGAGATCAAGCCCGGCCAGGTCAAGCTCTCCGACCTCTACACCAACCAGTTCAACCCCTATGCCGGCGGGAGCGGGTCATGA